In Rathayibacter sp. VKM Ac-2762, one DNA window encodes the following:
- a CDS encoding CarD family transcriptional regulator encodes MQFEVGETVVYPHHGAATIAEVKTRTIKGQEKTYLKLRVAQGDLVIEVPADNVDLVGVRDVIGRDGVERVFEVLRAEVVEEPTNWSRRYKANLEKLGSGDVVKVSEVVRDLTRRDRDRGLSAGEKSMLAKARQILVSELALAEKTDEDTASVLLDEVLAS; translated from the coding sequence ATGCAGTTCGAGGTCGGAGAGACGGTCGTCTACCCCCATCACGGAGCCGCCACGATCGCCGAGGTGAAGACCCGGACGATCAAGGGCCAGGAGAAGACGTACCTGAAGCTCCGCGTCGCGCAGGGCGACCTCGTCATCGAGGTGCCCGCCGACAACGTCGACCTGGTCGGCGTCCGCGACGTCATCGGCCGCGATGGCGTCGAGCGCGTGTTCGAGGTCCTGCGCGCCGAGGTCGTCGAGGAGCCGACCAACTGGTCGCGCCGCTACAAGGCCAACCTCGAGAAGCTCGGGTCCGGAGACGTCGTCAAGGTCTCCGAGGTCGTCCGCGACCTCACCCGCCGCGACCGCGACCGCGGCCTCTCGGCGGGGGAGAAGAGCATGCTCGCCAAGGCCCGCCAGATCCTCGTCTCCGAGCTCGCCCTGGCCGAGAAGACCGACGAGGACACCGCCTCCGTGCTCCTCGACGAGGTCCTCGCATCCTGA
- the ispD gene encoding 2-C-methyl-D-erythritol 4-phosphate cytidylyltransferase, which produces MLNGPAGAPTAAVVVVAAGSGTRLGRERPKAYVDCAGRTILERSLRTVLLLAEPVQIVVVAPAALLEETAALTHAAGAPDGSVSVVAGGASRQESVARGLRALGPAVETVLVHDAARALTPVDQFERVIAAVRETGGGVIPGLPVTDTIKRIRADGGILGTVDRSELAAVQTPQGFPRALLDEAYASAEEDFTDDAALLASRGSPSIVVAGDPLAFKITTPWDLARAEQVLAPPPVVVVPRVGIGTDVHAFDDASPLWLAGLHWPGERGLSGHSDGDPVAHAICDALLAAAGLGDIGSRFGTADPRFADAHGEVFLRATRELVEAAGFAIGNVSVQLIGNRPKFSPRREEAQRLLSEMLGAPVSVAATTSDALGFTGRGEGVAATATALVLPTPAVAR; this is translated from the coding sequence ATCCTGAACGGTCCGGCCGGCGCGCCGACCGCGGCCGTCGTCGTCGTCGCCGCCGGCAGCGGCACGAGGCTCGGCCGCGAGCGCCCCAAGGCCTACGTCGACTGCGCGGGGAGGACGATCCTCGAGCGCAGCCTGCGCACGGTGCTGCTGCTCGCGGAGCCGGTCCAGATCGTCGTCGTGGCTCCCGCCGCCCTCCTCGAGGAGACGGCCGCTCTGACGCACGCCGCCGGAGCCCCGGACGGCTCCGTCAGCGTCGTCGCCGGAGGCGCCAGCCGCCAGGAGTCGGTCGCTCGAGGGCTCCGGGCGCTCGGTCCGGCCGTCGAGACGGTGCTCGTGCACGACGCCGCCCGCGCCCTCACGCCCGTCGACCAGTTCGAGCGGGTGATCGCGGCGGTCCGGGAGACGGGCGGCGGTGTGATCCCGGGTCTGCCGGTCACCGACACGATCAAGCGCATCCGCGCCGACGGCGGGATTCTCGGCACGGTGGACCGCTCCGAGCTCGCCGCGGTGCAGACGCCGCAGGGCTTCCCGCGCGCGCTCCTCGACGAGGCCTACGCCTCGGCGGAGGAGGACTTCACCGACGACGCGGCGCTCCTCGCCTCGCGCGGCAGTCCCTCGATCGTCGTCGCCGGCGACCCGCTCGCCTTCAAGATCACCACCCCCTGGGACCTGGCCCGCGCCGAGCAGGTGCTCGCACCGCCGCCCGTCGTCGTCGTGCCGCGCGTCGGCATCGGCACGGACGTGCACGCGTTCGACGACGCGTCGCCGCTCTGGCTCGCCGGGCTGCACTGGCCGGGGGAGCGGGGCCTGTCCGGGCACAGCGACGGCGACCCGGTCGCCCACGCGATCTGCGACGCGCTCCTGGCGGCGGCGGGTCTCGGCGATATCGGCTCCCGCTTCGGCACGGCCGACCCGCGCTTCGCGGACGCCCACGGCGAGGTCTTCCTCCGCGCGACCCGCGAGCTGGTGGAGGCCGCCGGCTTCGCCATCGGCAACGTCTCGGTGCAGCTCATCGGCAACCGCCCGAAGTTCTCGCCGCGGCGCGAGGAGGCGCAGAGGCTGCTCTCGGAGATGCTCGGCGCACCGGTCAGCGTCGCCGCCACCACCTCGGACGCGCTGGGCTTCACCGGCCGGGGCGAGGGGGTCGCCGCGACCGCGACGGCACTCGTCCTGCCGACCCCCGCTGTCGCCCGGTAG
- the cysS gene encoding cysteine--tRNA ligase, with product MTLRLHDSKAQALVDFVPLRENEVGMYVCGPTVQSSPHIGHLRSALAYDQLRRWLAYRGFQVTLVRNVTDIDDKILAIAEDARRRAPEGAPVEQWWALAYRVELEFTAAYTALGILPPTYEPRATASIAEMITLIQTLIERGHAYPAPDDSGDVYFDTRSWPDYGSLTHQRLESMEAATDADPRGKRDPHDFALWKGAKPEEPESAAWASPWGAGRPGWHIECSAMSTKYLGTQFDIHGGGLDLRFPHHENELAQSSAAGHAFASYWLHNGLVSVIGQKMSKSLGNSVFASELLEAARPLVVRYYLGSAHYRSTLEFHDGALEEAEAALERIEGFLERSRRRLDGTRFAALGEPVVPEEFAEAMDDDLSVPQAIGVLHETVRAGNAALDAEDLGSVSALRTQVLAMAAVLGIDPEAPEWARSDDEPSYRALSVLVDRLVAERQTAREQRDWASADRIRTDLAAAGITIEDTQTGAHWSLDGE from the coding sequence GTGACTCTGCGACTGCATGACTCGAAGGCCCAGGCCCTCGTCGATTTCGTCCCCCTCCGCGAGAACGAGGTCGGGATGTACGTCTGCGGACCCACCGTTCAGTCCTCGCCCCACATCGGGCACCTGCGCTCCGCCCTCGCCTACGACCAGCTGCGCCGCTGGCTGGCGTACCGCGGCTTCCAGGTCACCCTGGTGCGCAACGTCACCGACATCGACGACAAGATCCTCGCCATCGCCGAGGACGCGCGGCGTCGAGCGCCCGAGGGCGCGCCGGTCGAGCAGTGGTGGGCGCTCGCCTACCGCGTCGAGCTCGAGTTCACCGCCGCGTACACGGCCCTCGGCATCCTCCCGCCGACCTACGAGCCGCGCGCGACCGCGAGCATCGCCGAGATGATCACGCTCATCCAGACCCTGATCGAGCGCGGTCACGCCTACCCGGCGCCCGACGACTCCGGCGACGTCTACTTCGACACGCGGTCCTGGCCGGACTACGGCTCGCTCACCCACCAGCGCCTCGAGAGCATGGAGGCGGCGACCGACGCCGACCCGCGCGGCAAGCGCGACCCGCACGACTTCGCGCTCTGGAAGGGCGCCAAGCCGGAGGAGCCCGAGTCCGCCGCCTGGGCCTCGCCGTGGGGCGCCGGCCGCCCCGGCTGGCACATCGAGTGCTCCGCGATGTCGACGAAGTACCTCGGCACCCAGTTCGACATCCACGGCGGCGGGCTCGACCTGCGCTTCCCCCACCACGAGAACGAGCTCGCCCAGTCCAGCGCCGCCGGCCACGCCTTCGCCAGCTACTGGCTGCACAACGGCCTCGTGTCCGTCATCGGCCAGAAGATGAGCAAGTCGCTCGGCAACTCGGTGTTCGCCTCCGAGCTGCTCGAGGCGGCCCGCCCGCTCGTCGTCCGCTACTACCTCGGCTCGGCCCACTACCGCTCCACCCTCGAGTTCCACGACGGGGCCCTCGAGGAGGCCGAAGCGGCGCTGGAGCGGATCGAGGGCTTCCTCGAGCGCTCCCGCCGCCGCCTCGACGGCACGCGGTTCGCCGCGCTCGGCGAGCCGGTGGTTCCGGAGGAGTTCGCCGAGGCGATGGACGACGACCTGTCCGTCCCGCAGGCCATCGGCGTCCTGCACGAGACCGTGCGCGCCGGCAACGCCGCCCTCGACGCCGAGGACCTCGGCTCCGTCTCGGCCCTGCGCACCCAGGTACTCGCGATGGCGGCCGTGCTCGGCATCGACCCGGAGGCGCCCGAATGGGCGCGCTCCGACGACGAACCCTCGTACCGCGCGCTCAGCGTGCTGGTCGACCGCCTGGTCGCCGAACGCCAGACCGCGCGCGAGCAGCGCGACTGGGCGAGCGCCGACCGCATCCGAACCGATCTCGCCGCGGCGGGAATCACGATCGAAGACACCCAGACGGGTGCGCATTGGAGTCTCGATGGCGAATAA
- the rlmB gene encoding 23S rRNA (guanosine(2251)-2'-O)-methyltransferase RlmB, whose amino-acid sequence MANKPGRPGAVRKKSKGKAVGSGGQGRQALEGKKPTPKAEDRPYHPAGKAKLARERFVAAGGKGRPGGALSAAARGQGRPAPSRKPKSGDDFEMVTGRNSVLEALRASIPATTLYLATRIEMDDRVKEALKIATARGLPVLEVMRPELDRLAGPDSVHQGLVLKVPPYEYAHPSDLLERSVSRGAVPLLVALDGITDPRNLGAIIRSVAAFGGQGVIVPQRRSVGLNSAAWKTSAGAAARIPVAMASNLTAMIKDFKRAGVFVIGLDGDGDVMLPGLELADRPLLVVVGSEGKGLSRLVTEQCDAVVSIPISSATESLNAGIAASVALYEISKLRSASE is encoded by the coding sequence ATGGCGAATAAGCCCGGCCGCCCCGGAGCGGTCCGAAAGAAGAGCAAGGGCAAGGCCGTCGGTTCCGGCGGTCAGGGCCGTCAGGCCCTCGAGGGCAAGAAGCCCACGCCCAAGGCCGAGGACCGGCCCTACCACCCCGCAGGCAAGGCGAAGCTCGCGCGCGAGCGCTTCGTCGCCGCAGGCGGCAAGGGCCGCCCCGGCGGAGCCCTCTCCGCGGCCGCCCGCGGACAGGGGCGCCCCGCCCCGTCGCGCAAGCCCAAGAGCGGCGACGACTTCGAGATGGTGACGGGCCGGAACTCGGTCCTCGAGGCGCTGCGCGCCAGCATCCCGGCCACCACCCTCTACCTCGCGACCCGCATCGAGATGGACGACCGGGTCAAGGAGGCGCTCAAGATCGCCACCGCCCGCGGCCTTCCCGTGCTCGAGGTCATGCGCCCGGAGCTCGACCGCCTCGCCGGCCCCGACTCCGTGCACCAGGGCCTCGTGCTGAAGGTGCCGCCCTACGAGTACGCCCACCCGAGCGACCTGCTCGAGCGCAGCGTCTCCCGCGGAGCGGTCCCCCTCCTCGTCGCCCTCGACGGCATCACCGACCCGCGCAACCTCGGAGCGATCATCCGCTCCGTCGCCGCGTTCGGCGGCCAGGGCGTCATCGTCCCGCAGCGCCGCTCCGTGGGCCTCAACTCCGCCGCCTGGAAGACCTCCGCCGGAGCCGCCGCGCGCATCCCCGTCGCGATGGCGTCCAACCTCACCGCCATGATCAAGGACTTCAAGCGCGCGGGCGTCTTCGTCATCGGACTCGACGGCGACGGCGACGTGATGCTGCCCGGCCTCGAACTCGCCGACCGGCCGCTCCTCGTCGTCGTCGGCAGCGAGGGCAAGGGCCTCTCCCGCCTCGTCACCGAGCAGTGCGACGCCGTCGTCTCCATCCCGATCAGCTCCGCCACCGAATCCCTCAACGCCGGGATCGCGGCGTCGGTCGCGCTCTACGAGATCTCCAAACTCCGCTCCGCCTCCGAGTAG
- a CDS encoding DUF4032 domain-containing protein produces MSGSLNITSATVDPALLDLPWNLRLDDWPDEYIAALPKGISRHTVRFAHLSGHVVAVKETTAEMSRREYEMLKTLQRLDVPCVVPGAVITNRTDDEGEALPAVLVTRHLKFSLPYRALFSQTLRPDTATRLVDALALLLVRLHVIGFFWGDVSLSNTLFRRDAGAFAAYLVDAETGQLYSGGLSNGQRENDLEIARVNIAGELLDLEAGGRVDDDLDPITVSDGIVAAYRSLWKELTGAESFATSERWRINDRVNRLNELGFDIEELAIKTDEAGSTVRIQPKVVDAGHHQRRLLRLTGLDAQENQARRLLNDLDSYTATYDKQGLDEEMVAHEWLAQVFEPVIRSIPRDLKGRLEPAEMFHQLLEHRWFMSQQQARDVPLAEAVTAYVNDILRHRRDEATVIAPPTEALTLPNLVLDESGDAELTDEDADVDWTKNV; encoded by the coding sequence ATGTCCGGCTCCCTGAACATCACCTCGGCCACCGTCGACCCGGCCCTGCTCGACCTGCCGTGGAACCTGCGGCTCGACGACTGGCCCGACGAGTACATCGCCGCCCTGCCGAAGGGCATCTCGCGGCACACGGTCCGCTTCGCCCACCTCTCCGGACACGTCGTCGCCGTCAAGGAGACGACCGCCGAGATGTCGCGGCGCGAGTACGAGATGCTGAAGACGCTGCAGCGCCTCGACGTGCCGTGCGTGGTTCCGGGCGCGGTGATCACGAACCGCACCGACGACGAGGGCGAGGCCCTGCCCGCCGTGCTCGTCACCCGTCACCTCAAGTTCTCGCTCCCCTACCGGGCGCTCTTCTCGCAGACGCTGCGGCCGGACACGGCGACCCGTCTGGTCGACGCGCTGGCGCTCCTCCTGGTCCGCCTGCACGTGATCGGCTTCTTCTGGGGCGACGTCTCGCTCTCGAACACTCTCTTCCGGCGCGATGCCGGCGCCTTCGCCGCCTACCTGGTCGATGCGGAGACCGGGCAGCTCTACTCGGGCGGCCTCTCGAACGGCCAGCGCGAGAACGATCTGGAGATCGCCCGCGTCAACATCGCCGGCGAGCTGCTCGACCTCGAGGCCGGCGGTCGCGTCGACGACGACCTCGACCCGATCACGGTCTCCGACGGCATCGTCGCGGCGTACCGCAGCCTCTGGAAGGAGCTGACCGGTGCCGAGTCGTTCGCGACGTCGGAGCGCTGGCGGATCAACGACCGCGTGAACCGGCTGAACGAGCTGGGCTTCGACATCGAGGAGCTCGCGATCAAGACCGACGAGGCCGGGTCGACGGTGCGCATCCAGCCGAAGGTGGTCGACGCCGGCCACCACCAGCGGCGGCTGCTCCGTCTCACCGGGCTGGACGCGCAGGAGAACCAGGCGCGGCGCCTGCTCAACGACCTCGACTCGTACACGGCGACCTACGACAAGCAGGGCCTGGACGAGGAGATGGTGGCGCACGAGTGGCTGGCGCAGGTGTTCGAGCCGGTCATCCGCTCGATCCCCCGCGATCTCAAGGGCCGCCTGGAGCCGGCCGAGATGTTCCATCAGCTGCTCGAGCACCGATGGTTCATGTCGCAGCAGCAGGCGCGCGACGTCCCCCTGGCGGAGGCGGTCACCGCCTACGTGAACGACATCCTGCGTCACCGCCGCGACGAGGCGACGGTCATCGCTCCTCCCACCGAGGCGCTGACCCTCCCGAACCTCGTCCTCGACGAGTCCGGCGACGCCGAGCTCACCGACGAGGACGCCGACGTCGACTGGACGAAGAACGTCTGA
- the ugpC gene encoding sn-glycerol-3-phosphate ABC transporter ATP-binding protein UgpC, with amino-acid sequence MASVTFDHASRVYPGATRASVDKLNLEVGDGEFLVLVGPSGCGKSTSLRMLAGLEEVNEGRILIGDRNVTDVPPKDRDIAMVFQNYALYPHMSVAENMGFALKIAGVNKDERAARVLEAAKMLDLEPYLNRKPKALSGGQRQRVAMGRAIVRKPQVFLMDEPLSNLDAKLRVSTRTQIGTLQRRLGITTVYVTHDQTEALTMGDRIAVLKDGLLQQVGSPRDLYENPNNVFVAGFIGSPAMNLFHADVTDGGVKFGDTVLPIAREALAKTSQKVVTLGVRPEDVTVSTQSGGLPIEVDLIEELGSDGYLYGHTEVEGRRTDIVARVDGRVHPTAGDRVYVTANHRVHIFDAESGERLS; translated from the coding sequence ATGGCGTCCGTAACTTTCGACCACGCGTCCCGCGTCTACCCCGGGGCCACTCGCGCCTCCGTCGACAAGCTCAACCTCGAGGTGGGCGACGGCGAGTTCCTCGTCCTCGTCGGCCCCTCCGGCTGCGGCAAGTCCACCTCCCTGCGAATGCTCGCCGGCCTCGAAGAGGTCAACGAGGGCCGCATCCTCATCGGCGACCGCAACGTCACGGACGTTCCGCCGAAGGACCGCGACATCGCGATGGTCTTCCAGAACTACGCGCTGTACCCGCACATGTCGGTCGCCGAGAACATGGGCTTCGCGCTCAAGATCGCCGGCGTCAACAAGGACGAGCGCGCCGCGCGGGTCCTCGAGGCCGCGAAGATGCTCGACCTCGAGCCCTACCTGAACCGCAAGCCGAAGGCGCTCTCCGGTGGCCAGCGCCAGCGCGTCGCGATGGGCCGCGCCATCGTCCGCAAGCCCCAGGTGTTCCTCATGGACGAGCCGCTGTCGAACCTCGACGCCAAGCTCCGCGTGTCCACCCGCACTCAGATCGGCACGCTCCAGCGCCGCCTGGGTATCACCACGGTCTACGTCACCCACGACCAGACCGAGGCGCTCACCATGGGCGACCGCATCGCGGTCCTCAAGGACGGCCTCCTCCAGCAGGTCGGCTCGCCCCGCGACCTGTACGAGAACCCGAACAACGTCTTCGTGGCCGGCTTCATCGGCTCGCCCGCGATGAACCTGTTCCACGCGGACGTCACCGACGGCGGCGTCAAGTTCGGCGACACCGTCCTCCCGATCGCCCGCGAGGCGCTCGCGAAGACGAGCCAGAAGGTCGTCACGCTCGGCGTGCGACCCGAGGACGTCACCGTCTCGACCCAGTCCGGCGGACTGCCGATCGAGGTCGACCTCATCGAGGAGCTCGGCTCGGACGGCTACCTCTACGGCCACACCGAGGTCGAGGGCCGCCGCACCGACATCGTCGCGCGCGTCGACGGCCGCGTGCACCCGACCGCGGGCGACCGCGTGTACGTGACCGCGAACCACCGCGTGCACATCTTCGACGCGGAGTCGGGCGAGCGCCTCTCCTGA
- a CDS encoding thioredoxin domain-containing protein, with protein MTTGGANDRLSKNQRREAAREKARRLREQQKRRDRVSRFALQGGLAAVVIAVVVIVVFAVTSSIRPAGPGPANMASDGVVIGENMVAQTSGAVAADGTPTPSALDTSAGTVDIRVYLDYLCPYCGQFEKTNGDQIKEWVTSGAATVEIHPIAILTTRSNGTKYSERSANAAACVADRSPDSFFDFNSLLFANQPAEGTDGLSDDQLKDYASQAGVEDTAAVNTCIDDQSFVSWVRAATERATSGPLPGTDVPAVTGTPTVLVNGEAYSGSLTDPDAFSSFVLSAAADSYSSATPAPTSSETPAPSDTPASTETPASTEAPASTETPAPGDAPVSTEAPASSEPTPAAAG; from the coding sequence ATGACCACCGGCGGAGCCAACGACCGTCTCTCGAAGAACCAGCGACGAGAGGCCGCCCGAGAGAAGGCGCGCCGCCTGCGCGAGCAGCAGAAGCGCCGCGACCGCGTGAGCCGCTTCGCCCTGCAGGGCGGGCTCGCCGCCGTCGTCATCGCGGTCGTCGTGATCGTGGTCTTCGCCGTCACGTCGAGCATCCGCCCCGCGGGCCCGGGCCCGGCGAACATGGCGAGCGACGGTGTCGTCATCGGCGAGAACATGGTCGCGCAGACGAGCGGTGCCGTCGCCGCCGACGGGACGCCCACCCCCAGCGCGCTCGACACCTCGGCCGGCACGGTCGACATCCGGGTCTACCTCGACTACCTCTGCCCCTACTGCGGCCAGTTCGAGAAGACCAACGGCGACCAGATCAAGGAGTGGGTGACCAGCGGTGCCGCGACGGTCGAGATCCACCCGATCGCGATCCTCACGACCCGCTCCAACGGCACCAAGTACTCGGAGCGCTCGGCCAACGCCGCCGCGTGCGTCGCGGACCGCTCGCCCGACTCGTTCTTCGACTTCAACTCGCTGCTGTTCGCGAACCAGCCGGCGGAGGGGACCGACGGACTCTCGGACGACCAGCTGAAGGACTACGCCTCGCAGGCCGGCGTCGAGGACACGGCGGCCGTGAACACCTGCATCGACGACCAGAGCTTCGTGAGCTGGGTCCGCGCCGCGACCGAGCGCGCCACGTCGGGTCCGCTGCCCGGCACGGACGTGCCCGCTGTCACGGGCACCCCGACCGTCCTGGTCAACGGCGAGGCGTACTCGGGCTCGCTGACCGACCCGGACGCCTTCAGCTCCTTCGTGCTCTCGGCCGCCGCCGACTCCTACTCGTCGGCGACTCCCGCGCCCACCTCCTCCGAGACCCCGGCGCCGAGCGACACGCCCGCCTCGACCGAGACGCCCGCGTCGACCGAGGCCCCCGCGTCGACCGAGACCCCGGCTCCCGGCGACGCCCCGGTCTCCACCGAGGCTCCGGCCTCCTCCGAGCCGACTCCGGCCGCCGCGGGCTGA
- a CDS encoding nitroreductase family protein has translation MTVSSSPVLEAVLARRSRSKVTPEAPGHDEIAAFVSAASRLADHSSLRPWRVIEIRGAARDRVGRSFAVASGAKKDPRKYIEKTHRASLLLAVVVSVKKSKVPAWEQEAVASGVAHLLSLLLDEAGWGVFWRTGSYTRDKAVRKAHRLEKGEELLGWLYVGRPDGKIGGPKRPAPAERHLSILEP, from the coding sequence GTGACCGTGTCCTCCTCCCCCGTGCTCGAGGCCGTCCTCGCGCGCCGATCGCGCTCGAAGGTGACGCCGGAGGCTCCGGGGCACGACGAGATCGCGGCGTTCGTCTCGGCGGCGTCGCGTCTCGCCGATCACAGCTCGCTGCGCCCGTGGCGGGTCATCGAGATCCGTGGCGCCGCCCGCGACCGGGTCGGTCGCAGCTTCGCGGTCGCCTCGGGGGCGAAGAAGGACCCGCGGAAGTACATCGAGAAGACGCACCGCGCCTCCCTGCTGCTGGCCGTCGTGGTCAGCGTCAAGAAGTCGAAGGTGCCGGCCTGGGAGCAGGAGGCCGTCGCCTCGGGCGTCGCCCACCTCCTGAGCCTGCTGCTCGACGAGGCGGGCTGGGGCGTCTTCTGGCGCACCGGCTCCTACACGCGCGACAAGGCCGTGCGGAAGGCGCATCGCCTCGAGAAGGGCGAGGAGCTGCTCGGCTGGCTCTACGTCGGCCGTCCCGACGGGAAGATCGGCGGCCCCAAGCGTCCCGCTCCCGCCGAGCGGCACCTCAGCATCCTCGAGCCGTGA
- the msrB gene encoding peptide-methionine (R)-S-oxide reductase MsrB, with amino-acid sequence MSSYSVNKSDAEWREELDRDQYAVLREAATERPWTGELLDEHRSGLYTCAACSAELFKSGTKFDSGCGWPSFYESVNPDAVQLIEDSTLGMVRTEVRCANCGSHLGHVFPDGFGTPTGDRYCMNSIALNFQAEGE; translated from the coding sequence ATGTCGTCGTATTCCGTGAACAAGTCCGACGCCGAGTGGCGCGAGGAGCTCGACCGCGACCAGTACGCGGTCCTGCGCGAAGCGGCCACCGAGCGCCCGTGGACCGGCGAGCTGCTCGACGAGCACCGCTCCGGCCTCTACACCTGTGCCGCCTGCAGCGCCGAGCTCTTCAAGAGCGGCACCAAGTTCGACTCCGGCTGCGGCTGGCCGAGCTTCTACGAGTCCGTGAACCCGGATGCGGTCCAGCTGATCGAGGACAGCACCCTCGGCATGGTCCGCACCGAGGTCCGCTGCGCGAACTGCGGATCCCACCTGGGACACGTCTTCCCCGACGGCTTCGGCACGCCCACCGGCGACCGCTACTGCATGAACTCGATCGCCCTGAACTTCCAGGCCGAGGGCGAGTGA
- a CDS encoding DUF3263 domain-containing protein — protein sequence MSRTTDPRPGTGLSERELRVLAFEREWTARSGDKDDAIRSQFGLSAARYYQVLSAVLASPAALAHDPMLVTRLQRIRDQRAGARASRRLGRLE from the coding sequence ATGAGCAGGACGACGGACCCGAGGCCGGGCACCGGTCTGTCCGAGCGCGAGCTGCGGGTGCTCGCCTTCGAGCGCGAGTGGACGGCCCGCTCCGGGGACAAGGACGACGCGATCCGCTCCCAGTTCGGACTGTCGGCCGCCCGCTACTATCAGGTGCTCAGCGCGGTGCTCGCCTCTCCGGCCGCCCTCGCGCACGACCCGATGCTCGTCACGCGGCTGCAGCGCATCCGCGACCAGCGCGCCGGCGCCCGCGCCTCGCGACGCCTCGGGCGCCTCGAGTAG
- a CDS encoding LytR C-terminal domain-containing protein: MSNTHPRDRFDEVPATEARVGAHRRPPAPHARAVALAWAALATGVIVLLGFIGLLVIDDRVQFTDVFTPPTATAEATPTAAATLDPDLAVAVLNGTATVGLAASAGDALTTAGWSVPTVANANTEDIAATTVYYTDPALEGAALGLVDSLGTGTVLLSQDFVETGSVVVVLGADYASEQG, from the coding sequence ATGTCGAACACGCACCCGAGAGACCGCTTCGACGAGGTCCCGGCGACGGAGGCGCGCGTCGGCGCCCACCGCCGGCCGCCGGCCCCTCACGCCCGCGCGGTCGCCCTCGCCTGGGCCGCGCTCGCCACCGGAGTCATCGTCCTGCTCGGCTTCATCGGGCTGCTGGTCATCGACGACCGGGTGCAGTTCACGGACGTCTTCACTCCGCCGACCGCGACCGCGGAGGCGACCCCGACCGCCGCCGCGACGCTCGATCCCGATCTCGCCGTCGCCGTCCTCAACGGCACCGCCACCGTCGGACTCGCCGCCAGCGCCGGCGACGCCCTGACGACGGCCGGATGGAGCGTCCCGACCGTCGCGAACGCGAACACCGAGGACATCGCCGCCACGACCGTCTACTACACCGACCCGGCGCTCGAGGGAGCGGCCCTCGGTCTCGTCGACTCGCTCGGAACGGGGACCGTCCTGCTCTCGCAGGACTTCGTCGAGACGGGCTCCGTCGTCGTGGTCCTGGGGGCCGATTACGCCTCCGAGCAGGGCTGA
- a CDS encoding cold-shock protein produces the protein MANGTVKWFNAEKGYGFITVDGGGQDVFVHYSAIDMSGYKVLEEGQQVAFEVGTGSKGPQAESVRPA, from the coding sequence ATGGCGAACGGAACCGTCAAGTGGTTCAACGCTGAGAAGGGCTACGGCTTCATCACGGTCGACGGCGGCGGACAGGACGTCTTCGTCCACTACTCCGCGATCGACATGTCGGGGTACAAGGTCCTCGAGGAGGGGCAGCAGGTCGCGTTCGAGGTCGGCACGGGGTCGAAGGGCCCCCAGGCCGAATCGGTCCGCCCGGCCTGA